The window GTGGTAGAACCGGAGGATGTGAAGCTGGCTGTTAAAGCCATGCAAAAGGGAGCCTATGGCTACCTGATAAAGCCGATAAACTTCTATGAACTTCAGGTACTTATCAAAAGAGCCCTGGATCAACAACAAATGCTCACCGAGGTAGTCGAGCTCCGGAAACGGCTGGATAAAAAATATGCCTTTGAAAATATTGTCCGAAACTCCGAGGCTATGCAGCGGATCTGTGATACCATTGCCCGCATCAGTTTAACCAGAAGTACCATTTTAATCCAGGGTGAAAGTGGTACCGGAAAAGAATTGATAGCCCGAGCCATTCACCACAACAGTGCCCATCGCGATAAACCCTTTATTGCCTTGAATTGTGGCGCGATCCCAGAAGGAATCATTGAAAGCGAGCTTTTTGGACATGAAAGGGGTGCTTTTACGGGAGCCTGGAGCGTCCGAAAAGGTATGTTCGAACTGGCCAACGGCGGAACTCTCTTCTTAGATGAAATCGGTGAGATGAGCCTTTCGACCCAGGTTAAATTGCTTCGAGTTCTGGAACAAAAAGAATTTATGCGGGTAGGCGGTGCCAAAACGATTCGAGTCGATGTAAATATTATTGCCGCTACCAATACGAATCTGGAAGAGGCTGTGCGGCAAAAAACATTTCGGGAGGATCTCTACTACCGACTTAAAGTCATTACCCTTTATTTACCTCCGCTTAGAGAGAGAAGAGAAGATATTCCGTTGCTTGTGCAGAAATTTATTGAAGAGTTTAATCAGGAAAATAACAGGTCTGTTCGGGGTATCGAACCTAAAGCCCTTACCCTACTCCAAAATTATCATTGGCCTGGAAACGTACGGGAATTGAAAAACTGCATCGAAAGCTTGGTAGTTACTTCCCGCGGAGAATATATTCGTGTGGAAGATCTTCCTCCCTACATCTTGAAGGCCATCCATCCGGAACCTGAAATGAGTTTCAAAATCGGAACACCTTTAGATGAAATAGAAAAAGAAGTCATTCAAAAAACCCTGGCCTATGTCAACGGGAATAAGACCAGAGCCGCCAAACTCCTAAAAATCGGCTTGAGAACCCTTCATCGGAAGATTAAAAAATATCAGTAAAGGAAGCAGAAGATAAAAAAATCGGATCTTATGCCTTGCCCTGTGAAGCGGTAACCTGACCGGTAGGAGTCATCTTATGGGGTTGTCCCGTTGAAGGGTGACCTGTAAGGTCACCCAACCCTTCCCTAATTCCATCAATTCTTTAATCTTGGAATATTTGTGAAGGTCAGGACACCGTTTTTATCGACGAATCGATAAATAGGTTCTGAAAATCGAGCAAAAGTTGAGGAAAGACCCGATAAACTTAAAACCTTCTGCACATAGTTTTGAGTTTCCGTAATAGGAGGAACATTATTACCATATTGCACAACCCTTTGCTCCCCCGCATTGTAACCGGCCAGCACCAGCTTTAAATCTCCTCCAAAAAGATCCCACAGAAATCGAAGATATTTGATCCCTCCCGCAATATTTTCATGGGGATCAAAAGGATCGTTAACACCAAACCGTTTGGCCGTTTCAGGCATTAATTGCATAAGACCTTGAGCCCCTTTGGGAGAAACGGCTTTTGGGTTGTAATTGGATTCTACTTTGATGATCGCCTTCACCAGGTCTGGATTAATCTTGTATTTTTGAGCCATTTCTTCTATATGCTCTTTATAAGGTGAAGGGATAGATCTGCTCTCATCTGAACGTATAGGACCGGTAGAGGGAGGTTTCGAAAGCTGAATCATGCTTTTCTCTGAAACAGACGTCAAAACCAAAGGTTTGAAGGGATCTTTGGGTAAAATCAAGTTGGATCCCTGGTTTTTTCCTAAAGCAGATTGCGAGATGAAAATTCTTGGTGTGGTTTTCTTTTTATTACTTCGAACCTGGGAAGAGGATTTGCTATAGATCTTTACCTTGTAAGGTACATTTCGAGGAGGAGTATCTGTAAAGGTGAGCACGCCGTTTTTATCAATATACTGATAAATTTCTCCCCAAGCTTCGGTAGAGATAAGAATTAAAAAGAAAAGAATACAAAGTCCTGATCCATACTTATGGAGAGAAAAACAATTTATCATATTCCTTCTGAGCCTTGACATAAGGTTGAACAGTTGGGATAAGCCTCCAAAGCCCACTACGAGTCCCATCATATAAATGCAAACCGATCTGTGCGTCAAGAAAAAAATGCAGGAGAAAATAAGAAAAGACCTGATTATTTCTATGAGAACCGGCATCCACACGACGCTGGAAGATTAAGGAGGGTCATTCTGACCTGGAATCCTTAGAAGATGGGAAGGCCTTCGAGGTGGTGGTCAGCCAAACGGTAAAGGCCATGATCTTCTTCATATTCCCAGAGGGAGAATGGGAGAGTAGGTTGGGAATGGGTGGGGATTCTGGAAAAACAGAATTATTTGGACTCCCTTTTACCTGGTTCTTTACCCAGGCTCAGTACTTTTTTGATTTTATTTTCTATTTCTGAGAAGGTAACTGGACTGTCAATAACTTTTCAATGACAAGTTATTAGGAAAATTTAACAAGATTCTCACATAAAAGGATTCAGTTTCTCAGAGGACCGTAATTACCAGTTGGAGTCAGGAAATTTCCTTTAAAAGAACTTGACAAGGCAATAAAATATATAATATTTAACCCAATTATATGGGTTTTATTGTATTGCCTTTTCAAGGAGTTTAAAATCATCTTATGATCAGCCTATTGTCTCGCTCAGAGCTGATCTTACGGCTATACAATCCGGTTAGTGCCTATCAAACGCTCTTCTCTTATACACCCTGAAGCCAGAAACAACTGAGTGTCTAGAGAAATTATATGAAAGGTAAGGATAGAGGGGATGGATCTTTATATTTTAAGGAATTTGTTAGGCAAACTAATCAAGATGAAGAGTCGAAAAATGGAGAAACTTTAGAAAAAATGACAGATGGGGCAGAATGTATCATTTTTGCCAATCACAAAGGTGGTACCGGTAAGACTACATCTTGCCTCAGTATCGCAGGTTATCTTGCGAAGGATGGTTATAGGGTGCTCGTGGTAGACCTGGATCCTCAAGCCAATGCCACCTCTGGATTAGGCATAGAGACTACCTCTCTGCAATACTCTATCTACGATGTAATCTTAGATCAGTGTATCTGGCATGAGGAGATGCTCATCACTCAGGTTATAGTTGAAACGGGTATAGAAAACTTACATCTTGTACCCTCTGAATTAGATCTGACAGTGGCAGAAGTTGTTATGCAAGATGTTAAAGATAAAACATTCATTTTGGACCGGATTCTGGAGACCGTCAGATTAATGTATGACTACATACTTGTTGACCCACCACCGAGTTTGGGTCTTCTGACTTTAAATGGACTCTGTGCCGCTAACCAGGTAATCGTACCTTTAGATCCCAGTATCTTCTCTTTAGAAGCTTTAGATAATCTCAAAAGATCTTTTCAAGATATCAAACAAATGACGGGGCATTCCTTCGACCAAATCATCGCAATTTTGGTCCGATATGTCAAATCTACCCTATTTTCAAAGATACGCCGCCAACGTACTCCATCCCAGGAAGTGGAAATAAGGCTCCGAGAAATGTTTCATACGGTATTTATTGTCCCGGATTCTGCAGAAGTCTTCCAGGCTCAACGTGAAGGGATACCTATATCTCACTATGCACCGAAAAGTAAGGTTGGGAAGGCTTATGCAGAAATTGCTAAGAATATCAGTATCCATACCAAAAGGAGGAAGTGAACATGGATGGCATGAGAAAACCCCGAAAACCCGGCCGTTTAGTTTTTTTTCAAGGTCGACAAACCGATGGCCAACAAGGAAATGATTCTGGAGAGGTCAAAACAGGTACTTATAGAAGTACCGAGGACGAGACCGCACTAAGATCATTGTTGGATGCTCTGAGGGCTGTCAAGCAAGGTGATTTTTCCGTTCGCCTGGAAGTCGAAAAGGATGGTCTTATGGGTGAGATCGCAGAGGCCTTCAATGAAGTCATCAGCCTGAATGAAAATATGGCCAACGAGATTGTACGGGTAAGTAAGATTATCGGTGAAGAAGGAAAACTAACCGAACGGTTTTCGCTGGGAACAGCCAAAGGCTCCTGGAAGACCAGCATCGATTCCATCAATGCTCTTATTAATAATTTGGCCCAACCTACCACGGAGGTTGCCCGGGTCATTACTGCTGTTGCCGAGGGTGATCTGTCGAAAAGAATGGCACTGGCCGTTGAAGGAAGACCCTTTAAAGGTGAATTTTTGCGGATCGGTACCACCGTTAATACCATGGTGGATCAGTTAAGCACCTTTGCATCGGAGGTAACTCGGGTTGCTCGGGAGGTAGGTACGGAGGGG is drawn from Candidatus Limnocylindrales bacterium and contains these coding sequences:
- a CDS encoding AAA family ATPase; translated protein: MKGKDRGDGSLYFKEFVRQTNQDEESKNGETLEKMTDGAECIIFANHKGGTGKTTSCLSIAGYLAKDGYRVLVVDLDPQANATSGLGIETTSLQYSIYDVILDQCIWHEEMLITQVIVETGIENLHLVPSELDLTVAEVVMQDVKDKTFILDRILETVRLMYDYILVDPPPSLGLLTLNGLCAANQVIVPLDPSIFSLEALDNLKRSFQDIKQMTGHSFDQIIAILVRYVKSTLFSKIRRQRTPSQEVEIRLREMFHTVFIVPDSAEVFQAQREGIPISHYAPKSKVGKAYAEIAKNISIHTKRRK
- a CDS encoding sigma-54 dependent transcriptional regulator, translated to MGQTKKILVISDDPQTLHLASKALQKPGCKVIFAEKGPLALDLIEQNLFEAIIVDLKMPDVDGFEILKIAKLRSSNTPLITVVEPEDVKLAVKAMQKGAYGYLIKPINFYELQVLIKRALDQQQMLTEVVELRKRLDKKYAFENIVRNSEAMQRICDTIARISLTRSTILIQGESGTGKELIARAIHHNSAHRDKPFIALNCGAIPEGIIESELFGHERGAFTGAWSVRKGMFELANGGTLFLDEIGEMSLSTQVKLLRVLEQKEFMRVGGAKTIRVDVNIIAATNTNLEEAVRQKTFREDLYYRLKVITLYLPPLRERREDIPLLVQKFIEEFNQENNRSVRGIEPKALTLLQNYHWPGNVRELKNCIESLVVTSRGEYIRVEDLPPYILKAIHPEPEMSFKIGTPLDEIEKEVIQKTLAYVNGNKTRAAKLLKIGLRTLHRKIKKYQ
- a CDS encoding lytic transglycosylase domain-containing protein, yielding MINCFSLHKYGSGLCILFFLILISTEAWGEIYQYIDKNGVLTFTDTPPRNVPYKVKIYSKSSSQVRSNKKKTTPRIFISQSALGKNQGSNLILPKDPFKPLVLTSVSEKSMIQLSKPPSTGPIRSDESRSIPSPYKEHIEEMAQKYKINPDLVKAIIKVESNYNPKAVSPKGAQGLMQLMPETAKRFGVNDPFDPHENIAGGIKYLRFLWDLFGGDLKLVLAGYNAGEQRVVQYGNNVPPITETQNYVQKVLSLSGLSSTFARFSEPIYRFVDKNGVLTFTNIPRLKN